The following are encoded in a window of Manihot esculenta cultivar AM560-2 chromosome 8, M.esculenta_v8, whole genome shotgun sequence genomic DNA:
- the LOC110620492 gene encoding protein NEOXANTHIN-DEFICIENT 1 isoform X1, protein MEVAETRCLSGYGKPPWIFKGSALYQLHLVKAETARAFIPKEFKLVEAFGYTLGGFFLANYEESPAGAFDELVVIAGIVWNPPMSCAWAARVLVSSDDACGHGRKEVGLPSYVAKFSKGTVGIPMHQTSKSHYLLHMIGFDTMHSRSKDSMDVQVTEINGPFAINICNINLATAVPGLKLDKWMGPAIKMSLPSFSGRTKHNPNLLKYSCSIECRMRAVQPAKVTGSFPASKHDTEESLGHHKCKSPDAINGLLDNGQSLSISVMLSKPILALQFNCLKMQVEAPIAVSLCPRSSCRTSLGVS, encoded by the exons ATGGAAGTTGCAGAAACAAGATGTTTGTCAGGCTACGGCAAGCCTCCTTGGATATTTAAAGGCAG TGCCTTGTATCAGCTTCATCTTGTGAAAGCAGAAACTGCTCGAGCATTCATTCCTAAAGAGTTTAAATTAGTCGAAGCTTTTGGGTATACTCTCGGTGGCTTTTTTCTCGCCAACTATGAGGAAAGTCCAGCAGGGGCATTTGATGAG CTAGTGGTGATTGCGGGAATCGTGTGGAACCCTCCAATGTCTTGCGC ATGGGCAGCCAGGGTATTAGTGAGCAGTGATGATGCTTGTGGCCATGGACGAAAG GAAGTTGGGCTCCCAAGTTATGTTGCCAAGTTTTCTAAG GGAACTGTTGGGATTCCGATGCATCAAACGAGTAAATCTCATTACTTGCTCCACATGATTGGTTTTGATACCATGCATTCTAGATCCAAGGATAGCATGGATGTTCAGGTGACTGAAATTAATGGTCCTTTTGCGATAAACATCTGCAATATCAACCTTGCAACAGCTG TTCCTGGTTTGAAACTTGACAAGTGGATGGGACCAGCAATCAAAATGTCACTACCAAGTTTTAG CGGACGTACAAAGCATAATCCCAACCTTCTGAAGTATTCATGCAGTATTGAGTGCAG GATGCGAGCAGTGCAGCCAGCAAAGGTAACAGGATCATTTCCGGCATCAAAGCATGACACAGAAGAATCTTTGGGTCACCACAAATGCAAATCTCCAGATGCTATCAATGGACTCCTAGATAATGGGCAGAGCCTAAGCATATCTGTGATGTTATCAAAACCCATATTGGCTCTGCAGTTCAATTGTCTGAAAATGCAAGTTGAAGCCCCAATTGCAGTTTCTCTCTGCCCTAGAAGTTCCTGCAGAACTTCCTTGGGAGTTTCTTGA
- the LOC110620492 gene encoding protein NEOXANTHIN-DEFICIENT 1 isoform X2 yields the protein MEVAETRCLSGYGKPPWIFKGSALYQLHLVKAETARAFIPKEFKLVEAFGYTLGGFFLANYEESPAGAFDELVVIAGIVWNPPMSCAWAARVLVSSDDACGHGRKEVGLPSYVAKFSKGTVGIPMHQTSKSHYLLHMIGFDTMHSRSKDSMDVQVTEINGPFAINICNINLATAVPGLKLDKWMGPAIKMSLPSFRMRAVQPAKVTGSFPASKHDTEESLGHHKCKSPDAINGLLDNGQSLSISVMLSKPILALQFNCLKMQVEAPIAVSLCPRSSCRTSLGVS from the exons ATGGAAGTTGCAGAAACAAGATGTTTGTCAGGCTACGGCAAGCCTCCTTGGATATTTAAAGGCAG TGCCTTGTATCAGCTTCATCTTGTGAAAGCAGAAACTGCTCGAGCATTCATTCCTAAAGAGTTTAAATTAGTCGAAGCTTTTGGGTATACTCTCGGTGGCTTTTTTCTCGCCAACTATGAGGAAAGTCCAGCAGGGGCATTTGATGAG CTAGTGGTGATTGCGGGAATCGTGTGGAACCCTCCAATGTCTTGCGC ATGGGCAGCCAGGGTATTAGTGAGCAGTGATGATGCTTGTGGCCATGGACGAAAG GAAGTTGGGCTCCCAAGTTATGTTGCCAAGTTTTCTAAG GGAACTGTTGGGATTCCGATGCATCAAACGAGTAAATCTCATTACTTGCTCCACATGATTGGTTTTGATACCATGCATTCTAGATCCAAGGATAGCATGGATGTTCAGGTGACTGAAATTAATGGTCCTTTTGCGATAAACATCTGCAATATCAACCTTGCAACAGCTG TTCCTGGTTTGAAACTTGACAAGTGGATGGGACCAGCAATCAAAATGTCACTACCAAGTTTTAG GATGCGAGCAGTGCAGCCAGCAAAGGTAACAGGATCATTTCCGGCATCAAAGCATGACACAGAAGAATCTTTGGGTCACCACAAATGCAAATCTCCAGATGCTATCAATGGACTCCTAGATAATGGGCAGAGCCTAAGCATATCTGTGATGTTATCAAAACCCATATTGGCTCTGCAGTTCAATTGTCTGAAAATGCAAGTTGAAGCCCCAATTGCAGTTTCTCTCTGCCCTAGAAGTTCCTGCAGAACTTCCTTGGGAGTTTCTTGA
- the LOC110620490 gene encoding serine carboxypeptidase-like 45, giving the protein MSYFTRDAMALPVVLLLLCFFIVVESNLSLFDRIFQLPGQPHVGFQQYSGYVTVDDKSKRALFYYFAEAETDPASKPLVLWLNGGPGCSSLGVGAFSENGPFRPSGEVLVKNQYSWNREANMLYLESPIGVGFSYSADTSSYESVNDKTTARDNLVFLQRWFVKFPQYRNRSLFITGESYAGHYVPQLAELMLEFNKKHHLFNLKGIAIGNPVLEFATDFNSRAEFFWSHGLISDTTYKMFTSVCNYSRYVSEYYRGSVSPICSRVMGQVSKETSRFVDKYDVTLDVCISSVFSQSKALSPKQVADNVDVCVEDETVNYLNRQDVQMALHARLVGIQRWTVCSNVLDYELLDLEMPTIPIVGRLIKAGIPVLVYSGDQDSVIPLTGSRTLIHGLAEELGLKTSVPYRVWFEGQQVGGWTQVYGNILSFATIRGASHEAPFSQPERSLVLFKAFLERRPLPEAF; this is encoded by the exons ATGAGTTATTTCACTAGGGATGCAATGGCATTGCCTGTAGTTTTGCTTCTGCTGTGTTTTTTCATTGTAGTAGAGTCCAACCTCTCCCTTTTTGATCGAATTTTTCAGTTACCAGGTCAACCTCATGTGGGTTTCCAGCAGTATTCAGGTTATGTGACCGTTGATGATAAAAGCAAGAGAGCTCTGTTTTACTACTTTGCTGAAGCTGAAACAGATCCAGCTTCCAAGCCTCTTGTTCTCTGGCTAAATGGAG GGCCCGGTTGCTCTTCATTGGGAGTTGGAGCTTTCTCTGAAAATGGGCCATTCCGGCCAAGCGGGGAGGTTCTTGTCAAGAATCAGTATAGTTGGAACAGAG AAGCAAATATGTTGTATTTGGAGTCACCAATTGGAGTTGGCTTCTCTTATTCCGCTGATACTTCCTCTTATGAGTCTGTTAATGACAAGACCACAG CTAGGGACAATCTGGTGTTTTTGCAAAGGTGGTTTGTCAAATTCCCCCAGTACAGAAACAGAAGCTTGTTCATCACTGGAGAAAGCTATGCTG gtcattatgtacctcaactagcagaACTCATGCTTGAATTCAACAAAAAGCACCACTTGTTCAATTTGAAAGGAATTGCT ATAGGAAATCCAGTTCTGGAGTTTGCTACAGACTTTAATTCGAGGGCTGAGTTCTTCTGGTCTCATGGATTGATATCAGACACAACTTATAAAATGTTCACTTCAGTTTGTAACTATTCACGTTATGTGAGTGAATACTATAGAGGTTCAGTTTCTCCTATTTGCTCAAGGGTGATGGGTCAAGTGAGTAAAGAAACAAGTAGATTTGTAGACAAGTATGATGTTACTCTTGATGTTTGCATTTCATCAGTGTTCTCACAGTCCAAGGCCCTTAGTCCCAAG CAAGTCGCAGACAATGTAGATGTATGTGTAGAAGATGAAACAGTTAACTATCTCAACAGGCAAGACGTGCAGATGGCTCTCCACGCACGCCTTGTAGGCATCCAAAGATGGACTGTTTGCAGCAA TGTCCTAGATTATGAGCTGCTGGATTTGGAGATGCCAACAATTCCTATTGTCGGCAGACTCATCAAGGCAGGAATCCCAGTTTTGGTTTACAG TGGAGATCAAGATTCTGTTATCCCATTGACTGGAAGTCGAACCTTAATCCATGGACTGGCCGAGGAATTGGGACTTAAAACCTCCGTGCCTTACAGAGTTTGGTTTGAGGGGCAGCAG GTTGGTGGATGGACTCAAGTATATGGCAACATCCTGTCCTTTGCCACCATCAGAGGAGCATCACACGAAGCTCCATTTTCTCAGCCTGAGAGATCCTTAGTGCTGTTCAAGGCATTTTTAGAAAGGCGGCCTCTGCCAGAAGCATTTTGA
- the LOC110620491 gene encoding uncharacterized protein LOC110620491 has product MAAEIQPPEGPIATISTDAATTTTAVIAPAEPENVAPPPQAPKRQRRPSVRLGEIGDQSTTFSYDPHVRRTKHPWRLPKDSSKSVKARSLTNLVNGNDSYEIQEPEGTNQNGEVNLDFGHRRRVKRATTKRVRSNWISKVEEGGAERDSKEDVDEGFRDFDQDSDSLLKEQSPVHSMDNVALDMWHGHRRTGTGRPRVSETRENDAIEMDNFPESDSRDRNCSTGEGVRTWLIELGLSRYAPVFEVHEVDDEVLPLLTLEDLKDMGINAVGSRRKLYAAILKLRKGFPKLQVHGIAYGSGRE; this is encoded by the exons ATGGCCGCCGAGATACAGCCACCGGAAGGCCCCATCGCTACTATCTCCACAGATGCTGCCACAACTACTACAGCGGTTATAGCACCTGCCGAACCGGAGAACGTCGCCCCACCACCTCAGGCACCAAAACGGCAACGCCGACCCAGCGTACGCCTTGGTGAGATCGGAGACCAATCGACCACTTTCTCCTATGACCCGCACGTTCGCCGTACCAAGCATCCCTGGCGTCTCCCTAAAGACTCCTCTAAATCCGTTAAGGCCCGGTCTTTAACCAACCTTGTTAACGGCAATGATAGCTATGAAATCCAAGAACCAGAGGGAACCAATCAAAACGGTGAAGTAAATCTTGATTTTGGGCATCGTAGAAGAGTGAAAAGAGCGACGACAAAGAGAGTGAGATCCAATTGGATATCCAAGGTCGAAGAAGGAGGAGCTGAGAGAGATAGTAAAGAAGATGTAGACGAAGGGTTTAGGGATTTTGATCAGGACTCTGATAGTCTGTTAAAGGAGCAGAGCCCGGTCCATTCTATGGATAACGTAGCGCTTGATATGTGGCATGGGCATAGGAGAACTGGCACGGGACGGCCTAGGGTTTCAGAGACTAGGGAAAACGACGCAATTGAAATGGATAATTTTCCGGAATCGGATTCCAGGGACCGAAATTGCAGTACGGGCGAAGGAGTGAGAACGTGGCTAATTGAATTGGGCTTGAGCCGATATGCACCGGTTTTTGAGGTACACGAGGTGGATGATGAGGTTTTGCCGTTGCTAACCTTGGAGGATCTAAAGGATATGGGAATAAATGCTGTGGGTTCCAGGCGGAAACTGTACGCTGCAATTCTGAAGCTTCGCAAGGGGTTTCC GAAATTGCAAGTTCATGGTATCGCTTATGGTTCAGGAAGGGAGTAG